The genomic window GTTGACCGCAATTCACTGCCAAACTGTaaacaaatttataattatttttgcaaaattttcgcttCTATTTCTGATTTTTCGAGTTGAATTTTCCTTAAATGATAAATCATtgcttatttgtaaaattttattcttaTTGTTATTTGAATAACGAAGCGATtgttaacaacaaaaacaacacgtATTGTTTACGCTATGACAATATTTAATTCAACAAAAACatattcacatatgtacatacataacatCTAACGATTAACCCATTACCACCCAGCATCACTTTTTAGAAATTTCGTGCTGAAAAGTGATACCCACACATTAACTGtacccccagcggattagggggtaagaatatacccgcggtaggtatgtctgtcgtaagaggccactaaaataccagatacaaggggttgtgtagcgcaaccctttcagggtgccagcgcaatatataccttctccaaacccaattgtcaacctcacctatccatggcgaatcctgtttcattaatagccaatgctctggcgaccccgaactccttatagatctaggaggtgggagggcggaatggccaagaaggtcgcatctggtcataacaaatcgttgccgagatggtcgggtttggtaccggaacgtaccggatctgcatccggcaaaggaccatcaacatcgataacacccccaaagccttcggggagtgcccttatctctacaacaacaacaacacattagctgtgttttttttacatgtatgcacatatgcacTAAAAACTTATATGGAATGATAAGTGtctatctacacttatgaaattgatGCGTggaaaattagtactactaaatttaaaataaattacgggTTTGTGAATATCAAGGCACCATATTTTTTTACTTAAAGGAGGGCTGAAGTTTTGCGCTATTATTTGTAGCCTTTTTATACGAGCCTCCGCGGTGGCGACTAACTAGCCAAATATCGCCGACTGAATGGCGGGACAACTACCAACAACAACCTTAAAAAATGTTCTAAAACAATTTCAGCGCTCGGCAGTGGTTCGGTAAGCCCTTCGAGTCTATTGCGACCATAAAATCTTTCGCAGCTGATTTATCCGTTCCAGGTAGGCCTAAAACAACAAGGCCAATTAGCTCTAAGTACAAGTCTGTTATTTTGTCATGATATTCGTGAAAGCTACTCTGCTGAAAAATGGGAGATAATCAGGCCAGGCGACGGTTTCGCACTACAGGCAAAATAACTTCCTCCGTTCTCGTGCTTAAGGGACGCAGAACGGAGcagttggtagccacacttgtaaCCTTCTACAGCGTTAAGTCTTAGCTATATGTATTTAAACTAATGAATAAAAAACAGTTGAAAGCACTGTGAGGGTACAGAATTACAACTAGTACCGTTTCTTTGCAATAGTTctgagaaatgaaaaaaaaaaaacaccacaaaaacaaaaaattaggaaGTTTTCATGTACATTTTTCCGGACGAATATGGACAGTTTAGTATGAAGTAATTTTTGGTACGTCGGACTGGAGTCAAAGGAGGGCAAGACGTGAAGACGTACTGCAACAATAAGCATTGTTATTTATTTTCtaagtttatttatattttcggTTTAACATAGTAACTGGTTTTTACGAATGGCATACGACAGACCGTGGCATCATATAAAATATCACGCACTTTTAATTGAACCAAAGTTTCGGGCTTTCTGAAAACTTCAGCAATATAGCCCATTGCAATATTTTTTCCAAGACTCGGACTGGGACATCCGCTTGTTATTTTACCTACTGGTTTATCTTGACAATAAATATCTATACCTGCGCGGGCTGGTGGAGTTTGTTTTCCCTCCTTCTCTTGCATACTCAAACCAACTCGACGTTTTTTTACTTGTGTTGAGCCTGACTTTAATTGAGACAAAATTATGCTGGCACCAGGAAAGTTTGCCTCGTTACGCCGGCGATGAgctgaaatttgttgtttttattattattttcaattgCTTCATTCATACGTAAAATAATATTTTACCAACTAGCCAAGCAAGACCAGATTCCACAGGCGTAGTTTGATCGTTAATATCGTTGCCGTACAAACAGAGACCCGCTTCTAGACGCAATGAATCACGTGCGCCTAAGCCTGCCATTTTTACATTGGCATTATCAGCTAAAAACGCTTCGGCGACATGCTGCACACGTTCTGATGGCACTGAAATCTCTACACCATCTTCACCAGTATAACCGCAACGTGTTATGCGGCAATTAGGCACACCAGCTACCTCACTGACGACAGTATGCATAAAATACAGGTTATCTAAAATCTTAGGTTTTGGTAATAATCGCGTTAATGCCTTGACAGCATCCGGCCCTTGTACAGCAATGAGGGATTGATTCTCTGTTGTTAAAAATTCAATGCACACATCTTTGCCATCTGCACTGAATTTCGCctataaggaaaaataataacaGACTTGTATAGTCTTCGAAAATAAAAATGTCCGTTATTGTTACTTACCTCCGCTTGTTTCATAATCTCTATATCCTGTGATCTCATGGCAGCATTTGAGACAACATATACTAATTTGTCATTCACTTTCGTTACAATCAAATCGTCCAATATACCACCAGTGTCATTGGTGAATACAGTTAAGGAGCCACTACCGTCAGTCATACCTCTAATATCTGCGGTACAAATTGATTCCAGACACGAAATCGCATCCTTACCTCTCACATATGTTTGTACCATATGCGATACATCAAATATGGAGGCATGACGTCGCGTATGTAAATGTGATGCGATTATACTCTGGTCTGAGTATTGCACTGGTAATATAAAACCACCGAAATTCACCATTTTTCCACCGTGTTTTAGATGAAAGTCATATAGTGCTGTATGTTCGGATTTACCTTTTGTTGAAGAAAAGCGTAAATTGTTTTGATATGTACCAAAGCAAAATACCATTTGCTTGAATTTATGTTTTGacgtgaacatttttgaaaattttactaCTGATAGACTAAAATATATTTTGCGGCGCTGTGCTTAAAACAAACCTTAGACGTTTACTAAGcctggaaaagtaaaaaaaaaaatactgaaccatcacaagcGAATTCATATTTGACTCAAAATATTATTGATAACGTTTGAATTCACTAATCGTTatgttaacatacatacatacacgctAAAAGATTTCTTATCATGTGTACAAAATCAATATATAATGATAAGCAACGAAGCCTCACTTTAGAGGTAGTCCATATATACACAGTAGCAGAATTTTCGAATGATTCCGTGGTTATTATGACCTCCGTGGTATAGTGGATATGCGTTACTACATTGAAGCTCCTAGTTTCAAGCCCATATCAGGAATTGAAGTTGATtcctaatattttattattagtgTGACGTGATTTAAATGCCAATTACTGAATCATTTTCGTTATAGTCATTCTCTTTCTAATCGAAGTAAGTTTAACTGTTTAAAATTATTTCGAATTTTATTTTTGtgctgtggtggtagcgtgctccgcttacctcAACGACAGTCCTGGGATCAAGTCCCGGACAAAGTAATATCAAATAAGAAATGTAAAAAAAGGCatagaaaacaagtttttttggCGGGGTCGTCCTCGGCAGTAaatttgcaaacactccgagtgtatctcTGCCATGAGAAACTGAAAATTCATCggctgccgtttggagtcggcataaacaaataggtcccgtcccgtaaCTTTGTAGGAAAACATGATAAATCGCTCAAATACTtgtatttatcttttttattttattaatttactagaagaccctgcagacgttgtcctgccctaaatttggcctatctgcatacattttaataagccttttccgtctgactctgccctccccctcttcactttttcctaatccttttattcactcctccctccgtctttttcgcttcatctatctccatcttcgtctcattgtatctctttctcaatctccttttctcttttctcttctctcaatttcttatgttgttgttgtagcgataaggttgctccccgaagactttggggagtgttatcgatgtgatggatCTGGCAaaggatccggtacgttccggtaccacagcaccattaaggtgctagcccgaccatctcgggaacgatttatatggccacattaaaccttcaggtcatcatCCCTCCCTCCAcgacccccaagttccatgaggagcttgggtcggcagagtctcgtctgttagtgaaacaggattcgccgcggataggtgaggttgacaattgggtttggagaagctgtatattgcgctggcaacctgaaaggttgcgctgcGCAGCCCCTtgtatctggtattttagtcgcctcttacgacacgcatacctaccgcgggtatatcctGACCCCTTAACACACTGGGGgttcaatttcttctcattattACCCtatacacaactaaagactctcctgaataaaaaaaaatgtcatagtacctctaaatcgccgcCCCCTCtaaacctccccccccccccccccctcctccctccctctcgacgggcctggtgatgtgctatacttgatatcaatcgctattatattttttattgataagcaggttgtttagcaggtgcaaaacaaattcaaaatcggttcattagtttaggagtccatcgcggccaaaaatgcaACACTCCACGCCATTCGAGAACCTAGTCAGCGCTGGCTGATGCTTCAAATGGCCAAACAGAAATGCTGTACTAAGAACCACACTCCAATTCTAATCCATCGATACACTTAACGCAAAAGAAAAAATCATAGGTGCAGGGACATATTACTATTCCGCCGACAAGCGGGATGGATTTACATATGTTGTGCAATATTTATGTAGATCCGTAAGTGAATGAATGGAAGGGAACCGTATCTAAAAAGCACTGCACGCGAGCATATCGGCATGCTACATCGTTCTACGGAAATGCTCCCTTATATATGCGTAAAGCTCTTTACAAAAATGCATATTCTAAATTTCAAATGACTACTTGGCATTTTGATTTGATGCTCCCTCATTTACAATTGCCTTTTCATATATCAATATGGCGTTTTCGCATTTACAATCGATTAGTCCCATTTACAGCTGACTTCTCAAATATGGGTAAT from Eurosta solidaginis isolate ZX-2024a chromosome 3, ASM4086904v1, whole genome shotgun sequence includes these protein-coding regions:
- the LOC137247185 gene encoding aminomethyltransferase, mitochondrial → MFTSKHKFKQMVFCFGTYQNNLRFSSTKGKSEHTALYDFHLKHGGKMVNFGGFILPVQYSDQSIIASHLHTRRHASIFDVSHMVQTYVRGKDAISCLESICTADIRGMTDGSGSLTVFTNDTGGILDDLIVTKVNDKLVYVVSNAAMRSQDIEIMKQAEAKFSADGKDVCIEFLTTENQSLIAVQGPDAVKALTRLLPKPKILDNLYFMHTVVSEVAGVPNCRITRCGYTGEDGVEISVPSERVQHVAEAFLADNANVKMAGLGARDSLRLEAGLCLYGNDINDQTTPVESGLAWLVAHRRRNEANFPGASIILSQLKSGSTQVKKRRVGLSMQEKEGKQTPPARAGIDIYCQDKPVGKITSGCPSPSLGKNIAMGYIAEVFRKPETLVQLKVRDILYDATVCRMPFVKTSYYVKPKI